A region of Drosophila suzukii chromosome 2L, CBGP_Dsuzu_IsoJpt1.0, whole genome shotgun sequence DNA encodes the following proteins:
- the LOC108020992 gene encoding uncharacterized protein: MQAVLDSAAMAIAVGSSGSGSVSGLSSGSSSGPGSSSSGSSSGYGSATTTPTGGGHYENSPTSMPMATIATVAPFYSEALTSLDAQQRQQQQQQQQNPGHYYHQNYAYGNSLPLDPGFNYSGAPYNTYSAPSAVGQQHSGNSYPVSGPRYEKLAPSSGVKYGGSTMGGTSAGIKPQATATPFYAQPAGSGGYMTQSNAMYDPYKYKMPPNGQATSQPMMPSNMTGGTVPGPSYSQGLPLNPTAVVQKQTHMPQQTQLTQLEPNYAPIKPSRSYQGMPTGAVYGGNSGGSSGGLVSNPSSAPYYDKYGMAMSMYSPNGGLPMYSQPDLGPESSGLQTYRKSTSNCHWGVDYNSPNYRSLPPATVANSSYHHPHPGPGPGPGPVPGPGPGPGSINNELYYGSTKYDKYGSTGVPPYVNNPYTGPSITQSYAGRTLWSGNESAPASSRQNCCSQGYPLNQQSCYYPRGNAYGSMVSAPYGSAGSAPQSQPQYPPGTGSSAAAAMKLKHPTDMYVGHGPYETTPNQLGYGYNPGSSTSSNMNSQRYAAPLVPGLGMGGMGMGMGIGMGMGMDPGSGGYYNDLSLNSLDSYGSPSMPQQSLRSQPYPDYRKRSGMVGASSSGNCYLTQTSSGGGGPLASLDAQVENFVGFNLHASAPSNLNYSVESAKSTQTIRDFLSTWKVDDEDEASAVLELDPPIVAVVAPVPSTPNYMYESLPPTGPQATAVVDHQGINLPDIIIDIEKASGNGGAPVDDSFGSFDVEKELDELRLKTSAIEQQPVNESEALAEILRQPVTAPLMTEQPSASLPLPSPILNSNEVFVSKPPVAMDFDQNNSSNSNESTFAKEYETFIHKIEGSESEMEEAVQDEGEYRENPKRFKFYKRKRRVTEPQESLDQKDIEQQVVNINQGPNVISLSPKASARASKKLLAKKRRNRIKMLKILIFESPKIKYRHYFRVLKVLRKRSAYSRTRQLRAILMKKQMTRLKENQLPLIKRLVKKFVAPPKLRNPPSLKGLSVSALNSSEFRSSLLSGIDRETVIKSGYSYKDKTEEVLEEQGLDTKSLELQSNFKGFDDIENTNMSPKIELRVEHEGEEDVKDSIPKPEEDAVPNKEEQIQAWLKNSVVPTPEAATEPPEPSKQIASLAVSSPSSSSSSSSSSSSSSDDDASSTSSQEEEDASSSSTSSSSTSSQSSTAGEESDFNELAALEKELSQSQTEEPKGDLSILDMIVKRETIEEANQEVEVSNHDIAKLKQILESDGEAQPSDLSKIALNSSLKTKELVVSEESESPDEGVAAPPRELSVEEALAEMYQLSDLEGKEDEEEPSVNGQDVLLINLAEIFDSSSDLYVVQCDMNENILGVVANEDPEIEGEPNLVQVSPEEEEQVDTLQLIQLLAEPQPEFDATPLIHHEEIIHGETPDPHKDRRKLLKYLHGKYVQSRISRFYHAHQILRKYKRQRAGRKRPWRVK, translated from the coding sequence ATGCAAGCGGTCTTGGACTCGGCCGCCATGGCCATTGCCGTGGGCTCCTCCGGTTCCGGATCCGTATCCGGGCTGAGCTCCGGCTCGAGTTCCGGGCctgggagcagcagcagcggaaGCAGCAGCGGCTACGGCAGCGCCACGACCACGCCCACCGGCGGCGGTCACTACGAGAATTCGCCCACCTCGATGCCCATGGCCACCATTGCCACGGTGGCTCCGTTTTACAGCGAGGCCCTCACCTCGTTGGATGCCCAGCAGcgccagcaacagcagcaacagcagcagaatCCGGGTCACTACTATCACCAGAACTACGCATACGGAAATTCCCTGCCCCTGGATCCCGGCTTCAACTACAGTGGAGCTCCGTACAACACGTACAGTGCGCCCAGTGCGGTGGGTCAGCAACATTCCGGCAATAGTTATCCCGTGAGTGGACCGCGCTACGAAAAATTGGCGCCGAGTTCGGGGGTAAAGTATGGAGGAAGTACCATGGGAGGTACAAGTGCGGGTATCAAGCCGCAGGCCACGGCCACGCCCTTTTACGCCCAGCCGGCGGGTTCCGGCGGCTATATGACCCAGTCTAATGCCATGTACGATCCCTACAAGTACAAGATGCCCCCCAATGGACAGGCCACGTCGCAACCTATGATGCCGAGCAATATGACGGGAGGTACGGTTCCGGGTCCCTCGTACAGCCAGGGTCTACCCCTGAATCCCACTGCGGTGGTCCAGAAACAGACGCACATGCCACAGCAGACGCAGCTCACCCAACTGGAGCCCAACTATGCGCCCATCAAGCCCAGCAGAAGCTATCAGGGAATGCCCACGGGTGCGGTTTACGGAGGAAACTCCGGTGGAAGCTCCGGCGGATTGGTCAGTAACCCCTCGTCGGCCCCATATTACGACAAGTATGGGATGGCCATGTCCATGTATTCGCCGAACGGAGGTCTGCCCATGTACAGCCAGCCGGATTTGGGACCTGAATCTTCGGGACTGCAGACCTACAGGAAGTCCACGAGTAACTGTCATTGGGGCGTAGACTACAATTCCCCCAACTACAGATCTCTGCCGCCGGCGACGGTGGCCAACAGCTCCTACCATCACCCACATCCGGGACCTGGACCTGGACCTGGACCCGTTCCTGGGCCTGGACCTGGACCCGGATCCATCAACAATGAATTGTATTATGGCTCAACGAAGTACGATAAATACGGAAGCACCGGTGTACCGCCCTATGTCAATAACCCCTACACAGGTCCATCGATCACGCAGTCCTATGCGGGCCGGACTTTGTGGTCAGGAAATGAGAGTGCTCCGGCCAGTTCCCGCCAGAATTGCTGCTCCCAGGGATACCCATTGAACCAGCAGAGCTGCTACTACCCGAGGGGCAACGCGTATGGATCCATGGTTTCCGCACCCTATGGATCAGCCGGAAGTGCACCGCAATCGCAGCCCCAATATCCACCGGGCACGGGGTCCTCCGCTGCCGCCGCTATGAAGCTCAAGCATCCGACTGACATGTACGTGGGCCATGGACCCTACGAAACCACTCCCAATCAACTGGGCTATGGATATAATCCAGGATCAAGCACATCGAGCAACATGAACAGTCAAAGGTATGCGGCACCTTTGGTTCCTGGCCTCGGAATGGGTGgcatgggaatgggaatgggcaTCGGAATGGGCATGGGCATGGATCCCGGCAGCGGGGGCTACTACAACGATCTTAGTCTCAACAGCCTGGACAGCTACGGATCTCCCTCGATGCCCCAGCAATCATTGCGATCCCAGCCCTATCCGGATTATCGCAAGAGATCTGGAATGGTGGGGGCCTCCTCTTCGGGAAATTGTTATCTAACACAAACGAGCAGTGGAGGAGGCGGACCCCTGGCCAGTCTCGATGCCCAAGTGGAGAACTTTGTGGGCTTCAATCTCCATGCCTCGGCGCCCTCCAACCTGAATTACAGTGTGGAGTCGGCGAAATCCACGCAGACCATTCGGGACTTTCTCTCCACCTGGAAGGTGGACGATGAGGATGAGGCGAGTGCTGTCCTCGAGTTGGATCCCCCGATTGTCGCCGTTGTGGCTCCTGTGCCCAGTACCCCCAACTATATGTACGAATCTCTGCCACCGACTGGACCTCAAGCCACGGCTGTCGTGGATCATCAGGGTATCAATTTGCCAGACATAATCATAGACATTGAAAAGGCGAGTGGGAATGGCGGTGCTCCTGTGGACGATTCCTTTGGCAGTTTTGATGTGGAGAAGGAGTTGGACGAACTGCGTCTGAAAACGAGTGCAATAGAGCAACAACCTGTGAATGAAAGCGAAGCCTTGGCGGAGATCCTTCGACAACCTGTGACTGCTCCTCTGATGACGGAACAACCTTCGGCAAGCCTTCCCTTGCCAAGTCCCATCCTGAACAGCAATGAGGTGTTTGTATCTAAGCCACCTGTGGCCATGGACTTTGATCAGAACAACAGCTCGAACTCCAATGAATCAACATTTGCCAAGGAGTACGAGACCTTTATACACAAGATCGAGGGTTCCGAAAGTGAGATGGAGGAGGCTGTCCAGGATGAAGGCGAGTACAGGGAGAACCCAAAAAGGTTCAAGTTCTACAAAAGAAAGCGCAGGGTGACAGAGCCCCAGGAAAGCCTGGATCAGAAGGATATAGAACAACAGGTGGTAAATATTAACCAAGGTCCCAATGTAATCTCCCTTTCTCCTAAAGCTTCGGCCAGAGCTAGTAAGAAGCTCCTGGCCAAGAAGCGCAGAAATCGCATTAAGATGCTTAAGATCCTGATATTCGAGAGTCCCAAAATAAAGTATCGGCATTACTTCAGGGTGCTCAAAGTGTTGCGGAAGAGAAGCGCCTACAGTAGAACCAGACAACTCCGAGCCATCCTAATGAAGAAGCAGATGACCAGGTTGAAGGAGAATCAACTGCCCTTGATCAAGAGGCTGGTGAAAAAATTCGTGGCCCCACCAAAACTTCGCAATCCTCCCAGTCTCAAGGGCTTGAGTGTCTCGGCCTTGAATTCCTCCGAATTCAGAAGTAGTTTGCTGAGTGGAATAGATCGAGAAACGGTCATTAAGAGTGGCTACAGCTACAAAGATAAGACTGAAGAAGTTCTGGAGGAACAGGGCTTGGACACCAAATCCCTGGAGCTGCAATCGAACTTTAAGGGATTCGATGACATTGAAAACACCAATATGTCGCCAAAAATAGAACTTAGAGTGGAGCACGAAGGCGAGGAGGATGTGAAGGACTCCATACCAAAGCCAGAGGAGGATGCTGTCCCAAATAAAGAGGAGCAAATACAAGCCTGGCTGAAAAATAGTGTGGTACCTACCCCAGAAGCAGCAACGGAACCACCTGAACCATCGAAACAAATAGCTAGTCTAGCCGTGTCTTCACCCTCATCATCTTCTTCGAGCTCGAGTTCCAGTAGTTCCAGTTCGGACGATGACGCCAGCAGTACCAGCAgccaggaggaggaggatgcTTCATCCAGTAGCACCAGTTCCAGCAGCACCAGTTCGCAAAGCTCCACGGCTGGAGAAGAAAGCGACTTTAACGAGCTGGCAGCCCTGGAAAAAGAACTGTCCCAATCACAAACCGAAGAGCCCAAGGGAGATCTCTCCATCCTGGATATGATTGTCAAAAGGGAGACCATCGAGGAGGCAAACCAAGAAGTGGAGGTCTCCAACCACGATATTGCCAAACTGAAGCAGATCCTCGAGAGCGATGGCGAAGCGCAGCCAAGTGACCTTAGTAAGATTGCCTTAAATAGTTCCTTAAAAACAAAAGAGTTAGTCGTAAGCGAGGAATCGGAATCTCCGGATGAAGGGGTCGCTGCTCCTCCCCGGGAATTGAGCGTCGAGGAGGCGCTGGCGGAGATGTATCAACTCTCGGATTTAGAGGGCAAAGAAGATGAGGAGGAACCGAGCGTGAATGGTCAAGATGTCCTGCTCATCAATCTGGCCGAGATCTTTGATTCTAGCAGTGATCTCTATGTGGTGCAGTGCGATATGAACGAGAACATCCTGGGAGTGGTGGCCAACGAGGACCCGGAGATCGAGGGAGAGCCCAATCTCGTTCAGGTGAGTCCCGAGGAGGAGGAACAGGTGGACACCCTGCAGCTCATCCAGCTTCTGGCCGAACCCCAGCCGGAATTCGATGCCACCCCATTGATACACCACGAGGAGATCATTCACGGCGAGACCCCCGATCCCCACAAGGATCGGCGAAAGTTGCTCAAGTATCTGCATGGGAAATATGTCCAAAGTCGAATCAGTCGCTTTTACCACGCCCATCAAATCCTGCGGAAGTACAAGCGCCAGAGGGCGGGCAGGAAACGCCCCTGGCGGGTCAAATAG
- the MED15 gene encoding mediator of RNA polymerase II transcription subunit 15 isoform X1, whose amino-acid sequence MTEDWQSQKFRQNVISKIHDLLPPNAQDQTKNAGVMESHIFRKSRTKDEYLGLVAKLFMHYKDMSRKSQQQQQQQQQQQQQQQGGPPPNAEMGGGQNMMQDPLNALQNLASQGNRNPQMMPMGAGGGAPVPGGPGTASNLLQSLNQQRPGQQQMQPMPNIRGQMPMGAGGGGGAQQMMQVQQMQQGGNAPGVMNVMGAGGGPNQGQIVGNPGQQMGVGMPNQMVGPGPNSGPAVGGAVGANAAPGAAGPGPNQMQGGPMNVNAMQQMPPMQQIQQNQMGMGMNPMMRMGQGNGMGGPQGMPGQGMQGMPQGPHNVVGGPAGQQQVGGAGLPPNAVQQGGMNPMGGMGVNMPPNLQQKPNMPMGQAGQMFPGNRGGVGVGGQQPGQPFMRSSPSPADAQQLQQQAQLQQMQQQQLVVGNQTPTQQPPTPQMPTPNMIPSPALVPQSSPQMMQMQNPQRNIRQQSPSASINTPGQVTGNSPFNPQEEALYREKYKQLTKYIEPLKRMLAKISNDGTNVEKMTKMSKLLEILCNPTQRVPLETLLKCEKALEKMDLISYSGQQFGKSSNPLLEVINTTLQSPVANHTLHRTFRPTLELLFGTDITAPVPTKRPRVEEKSSPFEQDVPHVLQGEIARLDSKFKVKLDTTSQINNKSIRLICCLDDKRLPSVPPVSVSVPEEYPWQAPDCSVVEQEYSATPFLQTVQQALIARMSKLPKNYSLSHLLDTWEMAVRQACSPQSKPSAVCELSTLLGV is encoded by the exons ATGACCGAAGATTGGCAGAGCCAGAAGTTCCGTCAGAATGTCATCTCCAAGAT CCACGACTTGTTGCCACCGAATGCGCAGGACCAGACGAAAAATGCCGGCGTTATGGAAAGCCACATATTCCGGAAGTCGCGCACCAAGGACGAGTACTTGGGCCTAGTGGCCAAGCTGTTTATGCACTACAAGGACATGTCCCGGAAgtcccagcagcagcagcagcagcagcaacaacaacaacaacaacagcagggCGGCCCGCCTCCAAATGCGGAAATGGGCGGCGGGCAGAATATGATGCAGGATCCACTGAACGCACTGCAAAACCTAGCCAGCCAAGGCAATCGCAATCCCCAGATGATGCCCATGGGCGCCGGTGGCGGTGCTCCAGTGCCGGGTGGCCCTGGAACCGCCTCCAACCTACTGCAATCCCTGAATCAACAGCGTCCCGGGCAGCAGCAAATGCAGCCCATGCCCAATATCCGAGGTCAGATGCCCATGGGTGccggtggtggtggtggagcCCAGCAGATGATGCAGGTGCAGCAGATGCAACAGGGTGGAAATGCCCCCGGAGTGATGAACGTGATGGGAGCCGGCGGCGGGCCGAATCAAGGCCAGATCGTCGGCAATCCCGGGCAGCAGATGGGCGTGGGCATGCCCAACCAAATGGTGGGACCGGGGCCAAACAGTGGACCCGCGGTGGGCGGAGCCGTCGGAGCAAATGCTGCTCCTGGAGCAGCTGGCCCCGGACCAAACCAAATGCAGGGCGGGCCGATGAATGTAAATGCCATGCAACAGATGCCACCCATGCAGCAGATTCAGCAGAACCAAATGGGA ATGGGCATGAATCCGATGATGCGGATGGGTCAAGGCAACGGCATGGGCGGACCTCAGGGAATGCCTGGCCAGGGCATGCAGGGGATGCCGCAGGGCCCGCACAATGTGGTTGGCGGTCCGGCGGGACAGCAGCAAGTGGGCGGAGCAGGCCTGCCGCCCAATGCAGTCCAGCAGGGTGGGATGAACCCAATGGGCGGTATGGGCGTAAACATGCCACCGAATCTGCAGCAGAAGCCCAACATGCCGATGGGCCAGGCAGGTCAAATGTTCCCCGGAAATCGAGGCGGTGTGGGAGTCGGCGGTCAACAGCCGGGACAGCCCTTTATGCGATCCAGTCCCTCGCCAGCGGATGCccagcaactgcagcagcaggcTCAGCTCCAACAgatgcaacagcaacagctgGTGGTGGGCAATCAGACGCCCACGCAGCAGCCTCCGACTCCGCAGATGCCCACGCCGAATATGATCCCAAGTCCGGCACTGGTGCCCCAATCCAGTCCGCAGATGATGCAGATGCAGAATCCGCAGCGCAACATTCGCCAGCAGTCGCCGAGTGCCTCGATCAATACACCTGGTCAGGTCACCGGGAACAGTCCGTTTAATCCCCAGGAGGAGGCGTTGTACCGCGAGAAATATAAGCAGCTTACCAAGTACATAGAGCCACTGAAACGGATGCTGGCTAAGATCAGCAACGATGGAACAA ATGTGGAGAAGATGACCAAGATGAGCAAGTTGCTTGAGATCCTTTGCAATCCTACGCAGCGGGTTCCGCTTGAAACTCTCCTAAAGTGTGAAAAAGCTCTAGAGAAGATGGATCTGATCTCCTACTCCGGCCAGCAATTTGGA AAATCCTCTAACCCTTTGCTGGAGGTTATAAATACCACGCTGCAAAGTCCTGTAGCCAATCACACACTGCATCGCACCTTCCGACCCACATTGGAACTGCTCTTTGGCACGGATATAACGGCTCCGGTACCCACAAAGAGACCTCGAGTGGAGGAAAAGTCCTCGCCCTTCGAGCAGGATGTACCACACGTGCTACAAGGCGAAATTGCACGGCTAGATAGCAAGTTTAAGGTGAAGCTGGACACCACATCGCAGATAAACAACAAGTCCATACGCTTGATTTGCTGTTTGGATGACAAACGATTGCCCAGTGTTCCGCCAGTGAGTGTCAGTGTGCCGGAGGAGTATCCCTGGCAGGCTCCGGACTGCTCCGTGGTGGAACAGGAGTATTCGGCCACCCCCTTCCTGCAGACAGTCCAACAAGCTCTCATCGCTCGCATGTCCAAACTGCCCAAGAACTACTCGCTCTCACACCTCTTGGACACCTGGGAAATGGCCGTGCGTCAAGCGTGCTCCCCCCAATCGAAGCCCAGTGCAGTTTGCGAACTTTCCACTTTGCTGGGAGTTTAG
- the MED15 gene encoding mediator of RNA polymerase II transcription subunit 15 isoform X2, which translates to MESHIFRKSRTKDEYLGLVAKLFMHYKDMSRKSQQQQQQQQQQQQQQQGGPPPNAEMGGGQNMMQDPLNALQNLASQGNRNPQMMPMGAGGGAPVPGGPGTASNLLQSLNQQRPGQQQMQPMPNIRGQMPMGAGGGGGAQQMMQVQQMQQGGNAPGVMNVMGAGGGPNQGQIVGNPGQQMGVGMPNQMVGPGPNSGPAVGGAVGANAAPGAAGPGPNQMQGGPMNVNAMQQMPPMQQIQQNQMGMGMNPMMRMGQGNGMGGPQGMPGQGMQGMPQGPHNVVGGPAGQQQVGGAGLPPNAVQQGGMNPMGGMGVNMPPNLQQKPNMPMGQAGQMFPGNRGGVGVGGQQPGQPFMRSSPSPADAQQLQQQAQLQQMQQQQLVVGNQTPTQQPPTPQMPTPNMIPSPALVPQSSPQMMQMQNPQRNIRQQSPSASINTPGQVTGNSPFNPQEEALYREKYKQLTKYIEPLKRMLAKISNDGTNVEKMTKMSKLLEILCNPTQRVPLETLLKCEKALEKMDLISYSGQQFGKSSNPLLEVINTTLQSPVANHTLHRTFRPTLELLFGTDITAPVPTKRPRVEEKSSPFEQDVPHVLQGEIARLDSKFKVKLDTTSQINNKSIRLICCLDDKRLPSVPPVSVSVPEEYPWQAPDCSVVEQEYSATPFLQTVQQALIARMSKLPKNYSLSHLLDTWEMAVRQACSPQSKPSAVCELSTLLGV; encoded by the exons ATGGAAAGCCACATATTCCGGAAGTCGCGCACCAAGGACGAGTACTTGGGCCTAGTGGCCAAGCTGTTTATGCACTACAAGGACATGTCCCGGAAgtcccagcagcagcagcagcagcagcaacaacaacaacaacaacagcagggCGGCCCGCCTCCAAATGCGGAAATGGGCGGCGGGCAGAATATGATGCAGGATCCACTGAACGCACTGCAAAACCTAGCCAGCCAAGGCAATCGCAATCCCCAGATGATGCCCATGGGCGCCGGTGGCGGTGCTCCAGTGCCGGGTGGCCCTGGAACCGCCTCCAACCTACTGCAATCCCTGAATCAACAGCGTCCCGGGCAGCAGCAAATGCAGCCCATGCCCAATATCCGAGGTCAGATGCCCATGGGTGccggtggtggtggtggagcCCAGCAGATGATGCAGGTGCAGCAGATGCAACAGGGTGGAAATGCCCCCGGAGTGATGAACGTGATGGGAGCCGGCGGCGGGCCGAATCAAGGCCAGATCGTCGGCAATCCCGGGCAGCAGATGGGCGTGGGCATGCCCAACCAAATGGTGGGACCGGGGCCAAACAGTGGACCCGCGGTGGGCGGAGCCGTCGGAGCAAATGCTGCTCCTGGAGCAGCTGGCCCCGGACCAAACCAAATGCAGGGCGGGCCGATGAATGTAAATGCCATGCAACAGATGCCACCCATGCAGCAGATTCAGCAGAACCAAATGGGA ATGGGCATGAATCCGATGATGCGGATGGGTCAAGGCAACGGCATGGGCGGACCTCAGGGAATGCCTGGCCAGGGCATGCAGGGGATGCCGCAGGGCCCGCACAATGTGGTTGGCGGTCCGGCGGGACAGCAGCAAGTGGGCGGAGCAGGCCTGCCGCCCAATGCAGTCCAGCAGGGTGGGATGAACCCAATGGGCGGTATGGGCGTAAACATGCCACCGAATCTGCAGCAGAAGCCCAACATGCCGATGGGCCAGGCAGGTCAAATGTTCCCCGGAAATCGAGGCGGTGTGGGAGTCGGCGGTCAACAGCCGGGACAGCCCTTTATGCGATCCAGTCCCTCGCCAGCGGATGCccagcaactgcagcagcaggcTCAGCTCCAACAgatgcaacagcaacagctgGTGGTGGGCAATCAGACGCCCACGCAGCAGCCTCCGACTCCGCAGATGCCCACGCCGAATATGATCCCAAGTCCGGCACTGGTGCCCCAATCCAGTCCGCAGATGATGCAGATGCAGAATCCGCAGCGCAACATTCGCCAGCAGTCGCCGAGTGCCTCGATCAATACACCTGGTCAGGTCACCGGGAACAGTCCGTTTAATCCCCAGGAGGAGGCGTTGTACCGCGAGAAATATAAGCAGCTTACCAAGTACATAGAGCCACTGAAACGGATGCTGGCTAAGATCAGCAACGATGGAACAA ATGTGGAGAAGATGACCAAGATGAGCAAGTTGCTTGAGATCCTTTGCAATCCTACGCAGCGGGTTCCGCTTGAAACTCTCCTAAAGTGTGAAAAAGCTCTAGAGAAGATGGATCTGATCTCCTACTCCGGCCAGCAATTTGGA AAATCCTCTAACCCTTTGCTGGAGGTTATAAATACCACGCTGCAAAGTCCTGTAGCCAATCACACACTGCATCGCACCTTCCGACCCACATTGGAACTGCTCTTTGGCACGGATATAACGGCTCCGGTACCCACAAAGAGACCTCGAGTGGAGGAAAAGTCCTCGCCCTTCGAGCAGGATGTACCACACGTGCTACAAGGCGAAATTGCACGGCTAGATAGCAAGTTTAAGGTGAAGCTGGACACCACATCGCAGATAAACAACAAGTCCATACGCTTGATTTGCTGTTTGGATGACAAACGATTGCCCAGTGTTCCGCCAGTGAGTGTCAGTGTGCCGGAGGAGTATCCCTGGCAGGCTCCGGACTGCTCCGTGGTGGAACAGGAGTATTCGGCCACCCCCTTCCTGCAGACAGTCCAACAAGCTCTCATCGCTCGCATGTCCAAACTGCCCAAGAACTACTCGCTCTCACACCTCTTGGACACCTGGGAAATGGCCGTGCGTCAAGCGTGCTCCCCCCAATCGAAGCCCAGTGCAGTTTGCGAACTTTCCACTTTGCTGGGAGTTTAG
- the cbt gene encoding Krueppel-like factor 11 produces MDMDTLLPSPPATPPLRDNKLENVAKDEQQVNENLLKAKLKLVAQKSQKNGGIITPNPSDTEDEAPEMAVPNKKPRLEQPATTMTPPPEQKLEDEHKAERVSVIMRVNSVGAVSSSNQDENSSSSSCSSSSNTTTSTSFVPPAVEDDYPEANVWRNLKFKMNRKRAAEVALPPVQKPETPAPELPAPSAPAEKTEEEEIKPILTPICVAPVASPASQLILLSTVAAQQSPTPIPTMPTLPEEKLATRITAAQAAATRSRIYECSFPECGKNYFKSSHLKAHQRVHTGERPFICKWANCDKRFSRSDELSRHKRTHTGEKKFQCSVCQKKFMRSDHLSKHVKRHNKDKANGVNRHVSLANNNSSSSSSSVAPSLCDASLHLRAIAPAASSACSSPVSSASLQVYSAQDLLRLQQQASSFTFGGTLLQVQR; encoded by the exons ATGGACATGGATACCTTGCTACCTTCACCGCCCGCAACGCCCCCGCTGAGGGATAATAAGTTGGAAAAC GTCGCCAAGGACGAGCAACAGGTTAACGAGAACCTGCTCAAGGCCAAACTCAAGCTGGTGGCCCAAAAGAGCCAGAAGAATGGAGGGATTATCACACCCAATCCCTCGGACACGGAAGACGAGGCCCCGGAAATGGCGGTTCCCAACAAGAAGCCCCGCCTGGAACAGCCTGCCACGACCATGACACCGCCACCGGAACAGAAGCTAGAGGATGAGCACAAGGCCGAGAGGGTCAGCGTCATCATGAGGGTCAACAGTGTCGGTGCTGTCTCTTCCAGCAACCAGGACGAGAACTCATCCAGTTCCAGCTGCAGTTCCTCCTCCAACACCACCACAAGTACAAGCTTTGTTCCGCCCGCTGTGGAGGACGACTACCCAGAGGCCAATGTGTGGCGCAATCTCAAGTTCAAAATGAACAGGAAGCGAGCTGCGGAAGTGGCTCTACCCCCAGTACAAAAACCAGAGACACCAGCTCCAGAGCTTCCGGCTCCATCTGCTCCAGCGGAAAAGACCGAGGAGGAGGAAATCAAACCCATTCTGACGCCCATCTGTGTGGCCCCAGTGGCTTCGCCTGCCAGCCAGCTCATCCTGCTCAGCACAGTGGCCGCCCAACAGAGTCCCACGCCCATACCCACCATGCCCACGCTGCCCGAGGAGAAGCTCGCCACGAGAATCACGGCAGCCCAGGCGGCGGCCACCAGAAGTCGCATCTACGAATGCAGTTTCCCCGAGTGCGGCAAGAACTACTTCAAGAGCAGCCACCTGAAGGCCCACCAGAGGGTTCACACCGGCGAGCGACCCTTCATCTGCAAGTGGGCGAACTGCGACAAGAGGTTCTCCCGCTCCGATGAGTTGTCCCGCCACAAGCGGACCCACACCGGCGAAAAGAAGTTCCAGTGCAGCGTGTGCCAGAAGAAATTCATGAGGAGCGACCACCTCTCCAAGCACGTCAAGCGGCACAACAAGGACAAGGCGAACGGAGTGAACCGGCACGTCTCCCTGGCCAACAACAActcctcatcatcatcatcctcGGTAGCTCCATCCCTCTGCGATGCCTCGCTCCATTTGCGAGCGATAGCGCCGGCGGCCTCCAGCGCCTGCTCCTCGCCCGTCTCCTCCGCCAGTCTGCAAGTCTACAGCGCCCAGGATCTGCTGAGACTTCAGCAGCAGGCCAGCAGTTTCACCTTCGGCGGAACCCTGCTCCAAGTGCAGCGATGA